Proteins co-encoded in one Capsicum annuum cultivar UCD-10X-F1 chromosome 9, UCD10Xv1.1, whole genome shotgun sequence genomic window:
- the LOC107841674 gene encoding uncharacterized protein LOC107841674, whose protein sequence is MDPNTSIVNADNISNSKIVVQFNPVTQLPIKLVVSHNISLWKAQVSVIMRGHNLFGHLDGSAYKNAILATVDATIGSTVASATNAKVAWDSLHTAYANKSQTRIFSLRDRLARVSKDSRSVADYLHQVRPICDELATAGSPVSNEELIVKILTGLGSEFRALLAAICARDLIIPHEERLHMKSFFIMSVTPLF, encoded by the exons ATGGACCCAAATACAAGCATCGTCAATGCCGACAACATCTCCAACTCAAAGATTGTTGTCCAGTTCAATCCGGTTACTCAACTCCCCATCAAACTTGTTGTTAGCCATAACATTTCATTGTGGAAGGCACAGGTGTCCGTGATTATGCGTGGACACAACCTCTTTGGTCATCTTGATGG ATCAGCTTATAAAAATGCTATCTTGGCAACTGTGGATGCGACCATTGGCAGTACAGTCGCTTCTGCCACAAATGCAAAAGTCGCTTGGGACTCCTTGCATACTGCTTATGCAAATAAGTCTCAAACTCGTATCTTTAGTCTTAGAGACCGTCTAGCCCGCGTTTCCAAAGACTCTCGCTCTGTTGCAGACTATCTCCATCAAGTTCGACCTATTTGTGATGAACTTGCCACTGCTGGATCCCCCGTATCCAATGAAGAATTGATTGTCAAGATTCTCACAGGCCTTGGATCTGAATTTCGAGCACTTTTAGCCGCTATCTGTGCTCGAGATTTAATAATCCCCCATGAAGAACGTCTTCATATGAAAAGTTTCTTCATCAtgagtgtcacaccccttttttaa